One Narcine bancroftii isolate sNarBan1 chromosome 3, sNarBan1.hap1, whole genome shotgun sequence DNA window includes the following coding sequences:
- the LOC138756033 gene encoding probable N-acetyltransferase camello has product MDVHIRPYRHSDLRCVREIYAAGVHEHFPRARQHILHQPWALPCLVLLAGLPLCLPASLVLRMVLSALVLAVCHLGLASLWSSIIQRNLREDLLDIGRSYMMNEGACFWVAECEGKVVGTVGICPSEENPSHLELKRMNVVMGYRGRGIAKALCRTVLHFAQDRDCPDVVLRTSVIQTEAQALYHKMGFRLVGTTVPPYLLARLTNYTIQRYHYTVAHH; this is encoded by the coding sequence ATGGACGTCCATATCCGTCCCTACCGTCACTCGGACCTGCGGTGTGTGCGGGAGATCTACGCAGCAGGTGTGCACGAGCATTTCCCGCGAGCCCGTCAGCACATCCTGCACCAGCCCTGGGCCTTGCCATGCCTGGTGCTCCTGGCTGGCCTTCCACTCTGCCTGCCTGCCAGCCTGGTTCTCCGGATGGTACTGTCAGCTCTGGTCCTGGCTGTGTGCCACCTTGGGCTAGCCAGCCTCTGGTCCTCCATCATCCAGCGCAACCTGAGGGAGGACCTGCTGGACATTGGCCGCTCGTACATGATGAATGAAGGCGCTTGCTTTTGGGTGGCTGAGTGTGAGGGCAAGGTGGTGGGAACCGTGGGCATCTGCCCCTCAGAAGAAAATCCCAGCCACCTGGAACTGAAGCGCATGAACGTAGTGATGGGTTACCGAGGCCGTGGCATAGCCAAGGCTCTCTGCCGCACCGTGCTACACTTTGCCCAGGATCGCGACTGTCCTGATGTGGTCCTCAGGACCTCTGTCATTCAGACTGAGGCCCAAGCCCTCTACCACAAGATGGGCTTCCGCTTGGTTGGcacaaccgtgccaccctacctCTTGGCCAGGCTCACCAACTACACCATCCAGAGGTACCACTACACCGTGGCCCACCACTAG